Proteins encoded within one genomic window of Buteo buteo chromosome 30, bButBut1.hap1.1, whole genome shotgun sequence:
- the LOC142025775 gene encoding olfactory receptor 14C36-like, whose amino-acid sequence MLRAHCGRNLHSPLHVPHAQKKLMSNSSSITEFLLLAFADTRQLQLLHFWLFLGIYLAALLGNGLIITTVACDHRLHTPMYFFLLNLSLLDLGSISTTVPKSMANSLCDTRAISYWGCAAQVFFFLFLVVTEYCVLTIMAYDRYVAICQPLHYGTLLGSRACVHMAAAAWGSGFLYAVLHTANTFSLPLCQGNAVGQFFCEIPHILKLSCSRSYLREVGLLDLSVCLAFGCFVFILFSYVQIFRAVLRIPSEQGRHKAFSTCLPHLAVVSLFISTAVFAYLKPPSISSPSLNLVMAVLYSVVPPAVNPLLYSMRNQEIKDALRKMMKGCFSEEIN is encoded by the exons ATGCTGAGAGCTCACTGCGGGAGAAatcttcacagccctctgcaTG TGCCTCATGCCCAGAAGAAGCTaatgtccaacagcagctccatcaccgagttcctcctcctggcttTTGCAGACACGcggcagctgcagctcttgcacttctggctcttcctgggcatctacctggctgccctcctgggcaaCGGCCTCATCATCACCACTGTAGCCTGCGACCACCGCCTCCACacccccatgtacttcttcctcctcaacctctccctcctcgacctgggctccatctccaccactgtccccaaatccatggCCAACTCCCTGTGCGACACCAGGGCCATCTCCTACTGGGGATGTGCTGCacaggtctttttctttctcttcttggttGTAACGGAGTATTGTGTGCTCACCATCATGGCCTACgaccgctacgttgccatctgcCAACCCTTGCActacgggaccctcctgggcagcagagcttgtgtccacatggcagcagctgcctggggcagtgggttcctctatgctgtgctgcacaccgccaatacattttcactaccactctgccaaggcaatgctgtgggccagttcttctgtgaaatcccccacatcctcaagctctcctgctcacgctcctacctcagggaagttggCCTTCTTGACCTTAGTGTCTGTTTGgcatttggttgttttgttttcattcttttctcctatgtgcagatcttcagggccgtgctgaggatcccctctgagcagggacgccacaaagccttttccacgtgcctccctcacctggccGTGGTCTCCCTGTTTATCAGCACTGCAGTGTTTGCCTACttgaagcccccctccatctcctccccatccctcaaCCTGGTGATGGCAGTTCTGTACTCGGTGGTGCCTCCAGCAGTGAACCCCCTCCTCTACAGCATGAGGAACCAGGAGATCAAGGATGCCCTGAGGAAAATGATGAAGGggtgcttttcagaagaaattaactga
- the LOC142025936 gene encoding olfactory receptor 14A16-like gives MLRAHCGRNLHSPLHVPHAQKKLMSNSSSITEFLLLAFADTRQLQLLHFWLFLGIYLAALLGNGLIITTVACDHRLHTPMYFFLLNLSLLDLGSISTTVPKSMANSLCDSRAISYWGCAAQVFFFLFFITAEYSLLTIMAYDRYVAICQPLHYGTLLGSRACVHMAAAAWGSGFLNAVLHTANTFSLPLCQGNAVGQFFCEIPHILKLSCSRSYLREVGLLVLGACLAFGCFVFILFSYVQIFRAVLRIPSEQGRHKAFSTCLPHLAVVSLFISTGVFAYLKPPSISSPSLDLVVAVLYSVVPPAMNPLLYSMRNQELKDALRKMMSGCFSEAIN, from the exons ATGCTGAGAGCTCACTGCGGGAGAAatcttcacagccctctgcaTG TGCCTCATGCCCAGAAGAAGCTaatgtccaacagcagctccatcaccgagttcctcctcctggcatttgcagacacgcggcagctgcagctcttgcacttctggctcttcctgggcatctacctggctgccctcctgggcaaCGGCCTCATCATCACCACTGTAGCCTGCGACCACCGCCTCCACacccccatgtacttcttcctcctcaacctctccctccttgacctgggctccatctccaccactgtccccaaatccatggCCAATTCCCTGTGCGACAGCAGGGCCATCTCCTACTGGGGATGTGCTGCacaggtctttttctttctcttcttcatcaCAGCGGAATATTCTCTCCTCACCATCATGGCCTACgaccgctacgttgccatctgccaacccctgcactacgggaccctcctgggcagcagagcttgtgtccacatggcagcagctgcctggggcagtgggtttcTCAATGCTGTCCTGCACAcggccaatacattttcactaccaCTCTGTCAGGGCAATGCTGTGggccagttcttctgtgaaatcccccacatcctcaagctctcctgctcacgctcctacctcagggaagttgggCTTCTTGTGCTAGGTGCCTGTTTAgcatttggttgttttgttttcattcttttctcctacgtgcagatcttcagggccgtgctgaggatcccctctgagcagggacgccacaaagccttttccacgtgcctccctcacctggccGTGGTCTCCCTGTTTATCAGCACTGGAGTGTTTGcctacctgaagcccccctccatctcttccccatccctcgATCTGGTGGTGGCAGTTCTGTACTCGGTGGTGCCTCCAGCAATGAACCCCCTCCTCTACAGCATGAGGAACCAGGAGCTCAAGGATGCCCTGAGGAAAATGATGAGCGggtgcttttcagaagcaattaactga